The Cucurbita pepo subsp. pepo cultivar mu-cu-16 chromosome LG05, ASM280686v2, whole genome shotgun sequence nucleotide sequence TTTAAGTCGCAATTTTTATATTAGGGTAGGTCGATCGCATCTATTTCcaaaattagataataaatatttttctagttTTCAACCGTTACTTTTACgatgatattattaaatttaaaacgagaCGTTTAAAGCATACCTCGAGTTGTCGCATACAATAATCATAACATACATATTAAACgatcttattttaaaagaaaaagtaggaACGTTACATAATAAGTGCGAAGGGTGACACTATGGGCATACCTCGAGTACAAAACCCTAGAAGGACAACACGATGGTACCAGACTTACGATGCCTagtcgagaaaaaaaaaaaaaaaaaaaaaaaaaaaNATTGAGACGAaagctaaaatttaaaacgcTCGTTTTGAAACGTGatcaactaaataaatattaacgCAACAATGtcataatttcaattttatgtcacgtgaaatgtttgaaaaaatattgtatttttggaaagtaattaaatgaataacaaaaacttttgtattttattgatttattttagtGTAACGAAAgtcaaattaataaagataaaaaattaaatatttaattttgagagTTTCCATAAAATAAGCggttgaaaatgaattattgagaattatttctaatttgataattaaaacttcaaattccctattaatattattattttccaatcCAACAATCTCACAATTACAATGCTTTTTGCAAATTCCTCCACCCTCCGCTACTCTCTCCGCCGCAAAGACGGCACCGATCAACTCCTCCAAGTCCGGCTGGGCTATTCCAGCCGTCTGATCTCCCGATCGCCGTATTCGGGGCTTTCCTACGACATCCTGGAAGAAACTCCGTCGACCCTGATAGCGGATGCTCTGTTTCCTCTGCCTCTGCGGGAGCTGGAGGATCCGTTATTCTGTCATGCTTACTTGGTTGAATTGGTGTCCTCTTTGAACCTCGACTCCATATCCTGCAACCCCATTGCTCAGAAGATCACGTCGTTGGTCACACAGTGGGCCGCTGTAGACTACGATGCGAAGTTCCAATTGGTGGCGGATATTGACTACATTCAAATGTTTTGGAGGGAGGAGAGCCGTAGTCCTGTTCGGCGAGGTGTAATGGTGGAGGAGAGAGTGGTTCTGGAGGAAGCTGGAGTGGCGGCAACAACGGCGGCCGGAAAACAGGGGATGGCAGGAGAAGAGTGCAGTGTGTGCTACGAATGCTATGATGAAGAGAAGGGCGGAGATAAGGAGGTGGCTAGGATCCCATGCGGTCATATGTTTCACAAATCATGCATCCTCACCTGGTTTCAATGTAGCAATTCATGTCCTTTGTGTAGAGCTAAATTATAACATGTTGTTAAGAATGATGATCTGATATCATgtaaagaacaagaaacatgttgttaagaatgatctgatatcatgttaagaaCAAGAACCTGAGTGAGAATAAAAGTCTGTTAAATGTGATCAAAAGTTTAATCTTCATTAATgatcattatatttaaatagaatataaactaaaatattttactaacCAAATCTGAaagataagataaaatatatcaaatataaaagtGCTCAGAAGTTAATTttctgaatatttttatttttttaagtttattttattactttatCTAAACCttcctaatatatattttaatttcaaaatttaaaaataattaattattttgataattatcCGTTagaaatttatcatttatctaaatttatcattttaaaaaattttggattaatattaaaatagggGAGAAAAGTAATTGAGAAGTTGATGAATTTGAGGGAAGCAGGACAACTATGTTTTTAAACGTCCACCTACACTCAACTTTGACCTAGAGCCTCGTACCCCGACATTACTACAGATTGAACTGTATGATCATACGTCGATTAAATTATCTGAATGTTGAAATCGTATgaccaaacatttttttataagggcgtgTAAACTTCTCTCTAAAAAACAATTACGGTAGAGAAATGACCaatctttataaaggtgtggaaacttctcctaaacaaacacattttaaaattatgagtctgacggtgatacgtaacggggcAAAACGGATAGTATtatactagcggtgggtttggactgttacaaatgatataagagtcagacaccggacgatgtgccagtaaagatGGTAGATCctaagagagtggattgtgagatcctacatcggttggagagtagaaTCTTCGACTATTTTATAACATTAAGTTAATTCTaacctttttaatattaaagatcgcgtttataatttaacctaaatttattaataatatgatggttgagtttatttaatttataatccTTTATATTgttgatttaattattcaacCATGATTAAAATGAGATATCAAATTatcattttccttatttaatgAACTATGTTCGTCAATTTGAGTTAAACACAATTAATTAAGACGTTATACGTCACAATTAATTAAGACGTTATATGTCTGATCAAAAGGTTTGATGATCCAATCACCATCACACATGTTTTATTATATGGAAGATTACTTAAATGTTGACCGGATATATCAATTACTCATATAAAATCAAGAGAAAATTAATGATCGAACGTCTAATTGGTCCCTCAAttcttttgtgtttaataaattcttgattcataaaaaatattttttttgatctaaaatttaattttatgctaatataattataaactttcaattttatatctattttaaaattttattcaaattaaattgaaaattttaagatttattaaataaaaattaaaagtttaattatttatcgCAATTTGTAGAGCTCAAAAACCACgtaaatataaacttaaaagtttaagaactaATTTAgtactttaaaaatttagagaataaataaatattaatgtaacggcccaacaataaataataaagaggacaatatttgttaccGATGGACTTGAatcgttataaatggtatcagagccagacactaggtgATGTGTCAGCCAAGAAGACTAAGCTCTAAAGGGAAGTGGACAcaaggcagtgtgctagcacGGATGCTACCCTCGAAtggaggtggattgggaggtcccacatcgattagagaaggcAACAAGttctagcgaggatgctgggtctTGAagaagagtggattgtgagatctcatatcggttggagaggagaataaaacattatttattctttataagggtgtggaaacctttttccagtagacacgttttaaaaacgttgaggGAAATCCTGAAAATGAAAgctaaaaaaggacaatatttgctagcggtggactgaGTCGTTACAATTGAACCAAAAGCGTATAGAGTAAAATTGTAGGAGTGTTCATAGGATTCGATAATTCGACTAACTTGGACCACTCAAcccaaaccataaaaattgGATTGGGTTTGAACtcttgaaaaaaagaaaaaaaaaagaattgaaattggaGGGAACATACCAAAGTCGTCATCATGGCAAATCGAAAATTGGCGTGATTCTGAAGCGAAATTTCggaattggaaaagaaaattcgaCAGATTCTGATTTGACTTTTGCGAGGTTGTCGCCCAATTTAATTTCAGCTCAATATTTATCCAAATTTCAGAACATAATCGAGacaaatttttatatgttCTTCCATCCGCTTCAGCCTCCATTTTCCCCTTTACCCTTTCTCTCGATTCAATCTCAGCCGTACGTTCGATTCAACTgcagtctctctctctctctgcgaCTGCTCCTAATTCCTCCCTCTCCGTTCCTATAAGGCTCCAAAGACTTTGAGAGTCTTTCTCTGCTTCTGGCTGTGTTGGGATCGCTGATTCTGGATTTCTGATTCGTTGCCGGAATTTTGAGTtcctagagagagagagagaggcatgTCGGGTGGTATTGCACGCGGTCGTCTGACGGAGGAGCGGAAGTCGTGGCGGAAGAATCATCCGCATGTGGGTATTCCTTATTGTTCGTCTTCATCATGTTTTGCTATGTGTTCTGTTTCGGaaggattttgtttttgtttttgtttttttttttttaatgatttttgtgtttttagggttttgttgcGAAACCGGAGACTCTGCCTGATGGGACGGTGAATTTGATGGTTTGGCATTGCATTATTCCTGGGAAAGTTGGGGTATGCTTGAAATTGTTGGATTGattgtctttttttctcttgaaattATGAAGTTCATTCCGAATTTGTTCTCAATCTTGCACGCCCTAATTCATCTTCTGCTCTCTGTAATTCTGTGTTGGTTTTTGAGGAAGGATAAGCTTTGAACTCCTCTTAGTTCGTGATTTGATCTGCTTTGTTTCTTtgcttctttccttccttaatccatttttatttccttttcaacTTGGGATCACGAATTGGCTGATCTTTTGAAGCTCATAGCCGCAATCAACTGTTATTGTGGCTAGAACACAACCTTCTTTTCCATGACAAACTATCTTGATTTCAGGGCTCAAGATCCTTTGGGCCACCTATATGAAATTTCTGATCACTAAATCAAGCTTTTCGAACCTGGCAGTGATGAAAGGATCGAAGTTTATTGGGTATTAttgccttttttctttcagtaGTATATGGTGATCAGCTGACACCATCACGCAGATTCTTATGATAGCAAACTGAAAATTCCTATGCCCCTATTCCAGCATCttcaatatataatataacaatatTTTGTTGCTGTACAATGTTAATATTGAAAATCGGATGAAATGGAGTCTCGAGTAATTGTCTAGGCTGAGAAGCAGTTAATTTGGTAATATAATCCCATCAGGAAGTAGCAGTTCATAAGTTCCCAAATTCCACTACTAAGTGGAAAGGACTCTCTATTTATTCCTTATTCCCGTGCCAGTAGAAGTAAGTCTACTATTGCGTAACTTTTAGCGCTATACGTGGCTGTAGCTTGCTTTGCAACGATTGTTGGGAGTTTTCATTGctaaattaacatttaaatttttatgctTTATATCTGTTGGATTCGAGTATGTGAAAAGATTAGTTGAAATGCATCTCTCGTCTATCTAAATGGATCCACCGCAACTTGATTTCTACTTAGATTTATTTTCTGTTATCGGTTTATTCCTGATCTTTGGTTGAAACTTaacatttctttttagttttacaCTGAAACTACTTTTTCATTCAAGGGTCAATAGGCGTTTGAGAATCTCTCaatttttagatataaataCTAGTATTAGTAATTTCTAGGATATACATGCTCATTATTGTAGTAGGAAATGACCGTAAGGATCCTGCTTGCTTAGTGATATTCAAACAACCTTTTCGAGAGGATGGGACTCCCCCTTAAATACCAAGTCTGGTTCTATAAACTATTCAAAAGTATGAAGAGTACACTAGGCATAATCCAAAATATATACTAACGACTAACCACTTAACTAGGGGATGGTTTAGTTCCATCTTTACCCTTTATAACATAGAAATTTACGATTGGGGGCCTCACGTATCCACCGTCTTGAAAGACACCTTGTCCTAAAGGTGAAATGTTGGAAATTTGTTGTGAAACATGTCAAGCGTTTCCCATGTAGCTTCATAATTAGGTAAGCCTTTCCATTGAATCTAAAGTTTCCATTCCTTTATCTCATCGTTCAGTTGGTAAGCTGACATCCTAGGAAAGGTTGCCGATTCAAAGTCCTTAGAGAGAATTAGCTGGTTCTTAGTTGGTGTGTTACTTCTGTAGGTAGTATTGTACTAAAATTCTTACCATGAGGGCCACACTGCAGccattttttcagtttttctcTTGCAAAAACATCGAAGATACGTCTTCAAACACTTGTTAACAATCTTGATCTGGCCGTTAGTCTCAGGGTGGTATGCTATGCTCCAACGTAGCTGAGGACCTTGAACTCAGAATAATTCAGCCCAAAAGTGACTAATAAAGATCTTGCTGATTGGATAAAATGGAGAAGAGGAAGTCGTATGAACGAACAATCTCCTTCACAAACAAAGCAACCATTGTTTGGCAATGTAGGGGTG carries:
- the LOC111795903 gene encoding uncharacterized protein LOC111795903, which produces MLFANSSTLRYSLRRKDGTDQLLQVRLGYSSRLISRSPYSGLSYDILEETPSTLIADALFPLPLRELEDPLFCHAYLVELVSSLNLDSISCNPIAQKITSLVTQWAAVDYDAKFQLVADIDYIQMFWREESRSPVRRGVMVEERVVLEEAGVAATTAAGKQGMAGEECSVCYECYDEEKGGDKEVARIPCGHMFHKSCILTWFQCSNSCPLCRAKL